One genomic segment of Clostridium saccharoperbutylacetonicum N1-4(HMT) includes these proteins:
- a CDS encoding response regulator, giving the protein MKKVLVVDDAAFMRLSLKTSLEKNGYEVVGEADNGLKAVEMYKMLKPEIVTMDITMPEMDGIEALGEIMKYDPKAQVIMLSAMGQEVKIKEAVLLGAKGFVVKPFKEDYLIKALSKF; this is encoded by the coding sequence ATGAAAAAGGTACTTGTTGTCGACGATGCAGCTTTTATGAGACTGTCACTGAAAACGTCACTTGAGAAAAATGGATATGAAGTTGTAGGTGAGGCAGACAATGGCTTAAAAGCTGTGGAAATGTATAAAATGTTAAAACCAGAAATTGTAACAATGGATATAACTATGCCTGAAATGGACGGCATTGAGGCTTTAGGAGAAATCATGAAATATGATCCAAAAGCTCAAGTTATTATGCTTAGTGCTATGGGACAGGAAGTTAAAATCAAAGAAGCTGTTTTATTAGGAGCAAAAGGTTTTGTAGTAAAACCATTTAAAGAAGATTATCTAATAAAAGCTTTAAGTAAGTTTTAA
- the rsgA gene encoding ribosome small subunit-dependent GTPase A produces the protein MNNNVIRKYGYDDYYEGKISELNLFLDELIPARVIEVQKEQYKLITEYGESSGKLKGSLFYNDKILNVYPTVGDFVLVKHNPIGDDIIYHVLDRKSKFSRLDSFNKVEQIVAANFDYVFIMVSLNNDFNVKRTERYLTAAWQSGAMPVIILTKRDLCNDYSSYVEKLEKVAPFVPVIAVSSVTGEGIDELWDYIKPYKTAVFLGSSGIGKSSLVNALSGEDIMKVNGIREDDSKGRHTTTHRQLIRLKNDAMVIDTPGMRELEMWDVSDGLDIAFEDIENLAKECKFADCNHGKEPGCAVKAALENGELSGDRWNSYLKLKKETAFAERKENINLKLKEKAKFKSLSKFQKEVKRRG, from the coding sequence ATGAACAACAATGTAATAAGAAAATATGGATATGATGATTATTATGAAGGGAAAATTAGTGAATTAAATTTATTCTTAGATGAATTAATTCCTGCAAGGGTTATTGAGGTTCAAAAAGAACAATATAAATTAATAACAGAATATGGTGAAAGCTCAGGAAAATTGAAAGGGTCATTATTTTATAATGATAAGATATTAAATGTTTATCCAACTGTTGGAGATTTTGTTTTGGTTAAGCATAATCCTATTGGAGATGATATTATTTATCATGTGCTTGATAGAAAAAGCAAATTTTCTAGACTGGATTCTTTTAATAAAGTTGAACAAATTGTAGCTGCTAATTTCGATTATGTATTTATAATGGTTTCACTTAATAATGATTTTAATGTAAAAAGGACTGAAAGATATTTGACTGCAGCATGGCAAAGCGGGGCAATGCCAGTAATAATACTTACTAAACGGGATTTGTGCAATGATTATAGTTCCTATGTTGAAAAGCTTGAAAAAGTTGCTCCATTTGTTCCAGTTATTGCAGTAAGTTCAGTTACTGGGGAAGGTATAGATGAATTGTGGGATTATATAAAGCCTTATAAAACCGCTGTATTTTTAGGTTCTTCTGGAATTGGTAAATCTTCATTAGTTAATGCACTTTCAGGAGAAGATATAATGAAAGTTAATGGAATACGAGAAGATGATAGTAAAGGACGTCATACAACTACCCATAGGCAATTAATAAGACTAAAAAATGATGCTATGGTTATTGATACACCTGGTATGCGTGAACTTGAAATGTGGGATGTATCTGATGGGTTAGATATAGCTTTTGAAGATATAGAAAATTTAGCTAAAGAGTGTAAATTTGCAGATTGTAATCATGGCAAAGAACCGGGTTGTGCTGTAAAAGCAGCTCTAGAAAATGGAGAGCTATCGGGAGATAGATGGAATAGTTATTTAAAGCTAAAAAAGGAAACAGCATTTGCAGAGAGAAAAGAAAATATAAATCTTAAATTGAAAGAAAAAGCTAAATTTAAAAGTTTATCCAAATTTCAAAAAGAGGTAAAGAGGAGAGGTTAA
- a CDS encoding GNAT family N-acetyltransferase, whose translation MQEINQKIIIKQYLMEKEYKELKELEEIIKLVDKVNLKLELDYKLELNNISVCGTERINEFLYYEDGVLVSYLGISCFGGNVAELNGMTHPKWRRKGKFKKLFELAKNECINRNFKKILLLTDGISDSGKEFIKAVGGQYDFTEYGMELLKQTSLKNEITINLRKAEESDNLEIARQDLIYFSDKEDVENVEEIEEDKIRIETANIIELNNITIGKIHIKYDDNSAFILGFGILPEFRGKGFGKTALKEALKIIKERNISNVGLDVAAKNKRALNLYKSCGFEEKSTMDYYKI comes from the coding sequence ATGCAGGAAATAAATCAAAAAATAATTATAAAACAATATTTAATGGAAAAAGAATATAAAGAATTAAAAGAACTTGAAGAAATTATTAAGTTAGTGGATAAAGTTAATTTAAAGTTAGAGTTGGATTATAAATTAGAACTAAATAATATTTCTGTATGTGGAACAGAAAGAATAAATGAATTTTTATATTATGAAGATGGTGTTTTAGTTTCCTACCTTGGTATCTCATGTTTTGGAGGAAATGTAGCTGAACTTAATGGTATGACTCATCCAAAATGGAGAAGAAAAGGGAAATTCAAAAAGCTTTTTGAACTTGCAAAGAATGAATGTATTAACAGAAATTTTAAGAAGATATTGCTTTTAACAGATGGCATTTCTGATTCTGGGAAGGAATTTATAAAAGCTGTAGGTGGACAATACGATTTCACTGAATATGGAATGGAGCTATTAAAGCAAACCTCATTAAAAAATGAAATTACTATTAATTTAAGGAAAGCTGAAGAGTCAGACAACCTAGAAATAGCGAGGCAGGATTTAATATACTTTTCTGATAAGGAAGATGTTGAAAATGTTGAAGAAATAGAAGAAGATAAAATAAGAATAGAAACTGCTAATATTATTGAACTAAATAATATTACAATTGGTAAAATTCATATAAAATATGATGATAATTCGGCTTTCATACTTGGTTTTGGTATATTGCCAGAATTCAGAGGAAAAGGTTTTGGGAAAACAGCACTTAAAGAAGCTTTGAAAATAATTAAAGAAAGAAATATTAGTAATGTAGGATTAGATGTAGCTGCTAAAAACAAAAGGGCACTTAATTTATATAAATCATGTGGCTTTGAAGAAAAATCGACTATGGATTATTATAAGATCTAA